tagatagatagatagatagatagatagatagatagatagatagatagatagatagatagatagatagatagatagatagatagatagatagatagatagattgatataATGATTAAGAAGTTCTTTACAGTGAATACCTTTACCAAAGTATTTGTTTCTTATGAACAGGAAGTTAAAcgcaataattaatttaattaatttctacaGATCTACGATGCTAGTATTAATGACTGGCGTGTTCTAGATGAGAAAACGCGTACCGATGTCATTGAAAAGATTGTAGAGGCTCCCAAGAAAACCGTTTACATCGATGAGTACACtgaaattgagaaaaattcaaaaatattggaagataatgaaaatattgaatACAATTTAAACACGACTTCAAAACGTAAAGAtgtaaccgaaaatatttacgATGAAATAAATGAAACGCAAATAAATCGCAAGAAATTAACCGATTCACGAAAGGTAAGATTTGCAGTATTTGCTACATCATCGggatattaaaaatgaaaattctctATTATTTAGGATGGAGTCGATAAAAGAACAACTCAAATAACTACTCACACTGAAATGTGCATATGTGAAATTTGTACTTGCGGGTAAGTTTTcaaaagaatgttttttttttttaattttatgaatttaataacaATCATTTTCAGACGCCATCATTGTACAACAAGTGATACAGCATCGACAATCTTAAAACAGGACACTCTTATAGAATCGACAGGTATTTAATATAAGCTTACTTACActgatttatattataataatgtaTTTAACTTCTCTTTTAGATATGGTTGACAATGTTGAAACAACAAGAGTGCGCACAAATACGTGGTCGAAATCAGATTTTGAAGACAATGAATCTCTAACCACAACTAGAAAAAGTGACAAATACATTCCCAAACCACTAACAGGTACCGAAAGACATTTAGATAGCACTAAGGAAGTAACAGAAAATGAAGAATACGAATATATTATACGAACTCAACCAGTGCGACCCCATGACAACTTGAAGCCGGAAGGTGAATTTTACAAACCCGAAAAGGAGCAGTATAGAACGACCGAAAGACCAACTCCCGTCAAACCGGAAGATAATTTAAGACCAGAGGGTGAGTTTTACACACCCGATAAACCAGGTTATAGACCCTCGGAACGTCCTCAACAAAAAAGACCTGAAGACAATCTTAAACCTGAAGGAGAATTCTATACTCCAGAAAAACCTGGATACAGACCTGCAGACAGAACTGAAGTCATAATAAGAAAAGATAATCTTAGAACTGAAGGTGAAATGACTTTTACAGAAAAAGAAGAATACAAATATGTGCAAAGACCACAACCAGTTCTAAGGGGTGACAATCTCAAACCTGAGGGAGACTTTTATTCTCCGGAAAAACCTCAATATAAACCAGGCGAACGACCCTCTCAAGTACGCCCTGAAGACAATTTGAAACCAGAAGGCGAATTTTATACCCCTGATAAACCTGGCTTCAGGCCAGCTGAGAGACCTCAACAGAAACGACCAGAGGATAACTTAAAACCAGAAGGTGATTTCTATGCTCCAGAAAAACCTTCGTACAAACCTGGTGAAAGGCCTTCGCAAATTCGTCAGGCTGATAACTTGAAACCAGAAGGTGATTTTTATACACCAGAAAAACCTGGATTTAAACCTGCAGAAAGACCTCAACAAAAACGTCCTGAGGATAATTTGAAGCCAGAAGGTGATTTTTACGCTCCCGATAAACCCTCCTACAAGCCAGGCGAAAGACCTACTCAGGTTCGTCATGAAGACAACTTAAAACCTGAAGGTGATTTTTATACTCCAGAAAAGCCAGGTTTTAAGCCAGCAGAAAGACCACAACAAAAACGCCCCGAGGATAATTTAAGACCGGAGGGAGAATTTTACACACCAGAAAAACCTGGATTTAAACCTGCAGAAAGACTTCAACAAAAACGCCCTGAGGATAATTTGAAGCCTGAAGGTGATTTTTACGCTCCGGATAAACCCTCCTACAAACCTGGTGAAAGACCTACTCAAGTTCGCCATGCAGATAACTTGAGACCAGAAGGCGATTTTTATACTCCAGAAAAGCCAGGTTTTAAGCCTGCAGAAAGACCACAACAAAAACGACCAGAGGATAATTTAAAACCAGAAGGTGACTTCTATGCGCCTGAAAAGCCTTCTTATAAGCCAGGTGAACGGCCCACTCAAGTTCGCCCAGAAGACAATTTAAGACCTGAAGGTGAATTTTATACTCCAGAAAAGACAGGTTTTAAACCAGCCGAAAGACCACAACAAAAACGTCCAGAAGATAACTTGAAACCAGAGGGAGATTTTTACACACCGGACAAACCTTCATACAAACCTGGCGAAAGGCCAACGCAAGTTCGCCATGAGGATAATTTAAGACCTGAGGGTGAGTTTTATACCCCTGAAAAACCTGGCTTCCGACCAGCAGAAAGACCTCAGCAAAAGCGCCCAGAAGACAATCTTAAACCAGAAGGTGATTTTTACGCTCCCGATAAACCGTCGTACAAACCAGGTGAAAGACCTACTCAAGTTCGACCTGAAGACAATTTAAGACCAGAAGGTGAATTTTACACTCCAGAAAAACCTGGCTTCCGACCAGCAGAAAGACCTCAGCAAAAACGTCCAGAAGACAATCTCAAACCAGAAGGTGATTTTTACACTCCGGATAAACCTTCGTACAAACCAGGCGAAAGACCCACACAAGTTCGGCCAGAAGACAATTTAAGACCAGAAGGTGAATTTTACGCTCCCGAAAAGCCTGGATTCAAACCAGCGGAAAGACCACAACAAAAACGACCGGAAGATAATCTAAAACCTGAAGGCGAGTTTTATGCACCAGATAAACCAACATATAAACCTGGTGAAAGACCATCTCAAGTTCGTCCCGAAGACAATCTTCGACCAGAAGGTGAATTCTACACCCCAGAAAAGCCAGGATTCAGACCAGCAGAAAAAACGGAAAGGGTTATTAGAAAGGACAATCTTCGCACAGAAGGAGAAATGTTTTTCACAGAAAAAGAAGAATATCATTATGTTAGCCGACCCGAACCTGTCAAAAGATTGGACAACTTAAAACCAGAAGGTGAATTTTATACTCCTGAAAAACCTAAATTTGTTCCAGGTGAAAGACCCACTCAGGTACGTCACGATGATAACTTAAAACCCGAAGGAGAATTCTATACACCAGAAAAACCTGGATTCAGACCAGCAGAACGTCCCACACAGAAGAAACCAGAGGATAATCTGAAACCTGAAGGTGAATTCTATACCCCAGATAAACCTGGATATAGACCAGCAGAACGACCTATTCAGAAAAAACCGCAAGATAATTTGAAGCCAGAGGGCGAATTCACTGTTCCGGATAAACCAACCTTCACCCCTGCTGAAAAAACCGAGCGTATTATTAGGAAGGATAATTTACGTACCGAGGGTGAAATGACATTTACCGAGAAAG
This portion of the Lucilia cuprina isolate Lc7/37 unplaced genomic scaffold, ASM2204524v1 Scaffold_3340, whole genome shotgun sequence genome encodes:
- the LOC124421158 gene encoding uncharacterized protein LOC124421158, with product MIKKFFTVNTFTKFLQIYDASINDWRVLDEKTRTDVIEKIVEAPKKTVYIDEYTEIEKNSKILEDNENIEYNLNTTSKRKDVTENIYDEINETQINRKKLTDSRKDGVDKRTTQITTHTEMCICEICTCGRHHCTTSDTASTILKQDTLIESTDMVDNVETTRVRTNTWSKSDFEDNESLTTTRKSDKYIPKPLTGTERHLDSTKEVTENEEYEYIIRTQPVRPHDNLKPEGEFYKPEKEQYRTTERPTPVKPEDNLRPEGEFYTPDKPGYRPSERPQQKRPEDNLKPEGEFYTPEKPGYRPADRTEVIIRKDNLRTEGEMTFTEKEEYKYVQRPQPVLRGDNLKPEGDFYSPEKPQYKPGERPSQVRPEDNLKPEGEFYTPDKPGFRPAERPQQKRPEDNLKPEGDFYAPEKPSYKPGERPSQIRQADNLKPEGDFYTPEKPGFKPAERPQQKRPEDNLKPEGDFYAPDKPSYKPGERPTQVRHEDNLKPEGDFYTPEKPGFKPAERPQQKRPEDNLRPEGEFYTPEKPGFKPAERLQQKRPEDNLKPEGDFYAPDKPSYKPGERPTQVRHADNLRPEGDFYTPEKPGFKPAERPQQKRPEDNLKPEGDFYAPEKPSYKPGERPTQVRPEDNLRPEGEFYTPEKTGFKPAERPQQKRPEDNLKPEGDFYTPDKPSYKPGERPTQVRHEDNLRPEGEFYTPEKPGFRPAERPQQKRPEDNLKPEGDFYAPDKPSYKPGERPTQVRPEDNLRPEGEFYTPEKPGFRPAERPQQKRPEDNLKPEGDFYTPDKPSYKPGERPTQVRPEDNLRPEGEFYAPEKPGFKPAERPQQKRPEDNLKPEGEFYAPDKPTYKPGERPSQVRPEDNLRPEGEFYTPEKPGFRPAEKTERVIRKDNLRTEGEMFFTEKEEYHYVSRPEPVKRLDNLKPEGEFYTPEKPKFVPGERPTQVRHDDNLKPEGEFYTPEKPGFRPAERPTQKKPEDNLKPEGEFYTPDKPGYRPAERPIQKKPQDNLKPEGEFTVPDKPTFTPAEKTERIIRKDNLRTEGEMTFTEKEEYQYVIRQEPVKRLDNLKPEGDFYTPEKPKYIAGERPHQIRPEDNLKPEGEFYTPEKTGFRPAERPVQKKPEDNLRPEGEFTVPDKPVFKPAERTERIIRTDNLRTEGEMTFVEKEEYQYVKRPEPVRRLDNLKPEGEFYAPEKQKYMPGERPTQVRPEDNLKPEGDFYTPEKPGFRPAERPVQKKPEDNLKPEGDFYTPEKPGFRPAERPVQKKPEDNLKPEGDFYTPEKPGFRPAERPVQKKPEDNLKPEGDFYTPEKPGFRPAERPVQKKPEDNLKPEGDFNTPEKPGFRPAE